From a region of the Panicum virgatum strain AP13 chromosome 2K, P.virgatum_v5, whole genome shotgun sequence genome:
- the LOC120673436 gene encoding norbelladine synthase-like translates to MEGSLCHEFPTDLPAIDVWEVYGSLTLAQLVPQLLPHVLSKVELVEGDGGVGTILLVTFPPSGTSGLASYKEKFTVVDNEKYIKEAEAIEGGFLDLGFEKYLVRFEIVGQEDGPTIIRSTIKYKVDAEHESNASLVSTGAVAAIADAITKYIKEHKSPKQASEQTSEEQATRQKSGEQGV, encoded by the exons ATGGAAGGGAGCCTCTGCCATGAGTTCCCGACTGACCTCCCAGCCATCGACGTGTGGGAGGTCTATGGCAGCCTCACTCTAGCGCAATTGGTTCCCCAATTGCTTCCTCATGTGCTATCAAAg GTTGAGCTTGTAGAGGGAGATGGTGGCGTCGGAACAATACTGCTTGTCACTTTCCCACCCTCAG GAACTTCCGGACTAGCAAGTTACAAGGAGAAGTTCACCGTGGTCGACAATGAAAAGTACATCAAGGAGGCAGAAGCGATTGAAGGAGGCTTTCTAGATCTTGGCTTTGAGAAATATTTAGTGCGATTTGAGATTGTAGGACAAGAAGATGGCCCGACCATTATAAGATCAACCATCAAGTATAAAGTTGATGCCGAGCATGAAAGCAATGCCTCCCTTGTCAGTACAGGAGCTGTGGCAGCCATTGCTGATGCCATCACCAAGTACATCAAAGAGCATAAGAGTCCCAAGCAAGCCAGCGAACAAACTTCGGAAGAACAAGCGACCAGACAAAAGTCAGGAGAACAAGGCGTCTGA
- the LOC120696000 gene encoding drebrin-like: protein MRAGGGKKHGRYWIANSLVDTASTPTLSQLRTRTTDSTPPIRPWPETSVASVRAIQARMDEETKRREEIEARLEEERTLRQEQERRWQEERMQERQRMEQALFAERQAAQQQMQTMFSYLQGLGTTINYQPPPTMPWPPPPLPPLGLPSIFPPSGATGTPVSMIYRFTLLAHTYSNFEIFYVNISCAISERTSRLT from the exons atgagggcaggaggagggaagaagcacgGCCGTTACTGGATCGCCAACAGCCTTGTCGACACAGCCAGTACGCCGACTCTCTCCCAGCTTCGGACAAGGACCACCGACTCGACCCCGCCAATACGCCCATggcctgagacttcagtggccagCGTGCGTGCAATCCAG GCCCGGATGGACGAAGAGACGAAGAGGCGGGAGGAGATCGAGgcgaggctggaggaggagcggacgctAAGGCAGGAGCAAGAGCGCAGGTGGCAGGAAGAGCGGATGCAGGAGCGGCAAAGGATGGAGCAGGCGCTTTTTGCTGAGCGACAGGCCGCGCAACAACAGATGCAGACCATGTTCTCATACCTCCAAGGCCTTGGCACGACAATCAACTATCAACCACCGCCAACGATGCcctggcctccaccaccgctgccaCCGCTAGGCCTTCCTTCTATCTTTCCTCCATCTGGCGCTACAGGCACTCCTGTGAGTATGATATATAGATTTACTTTGCTTGCACATACATATTCAAATTTTGAGATATTTTATGTCAATATATCATGTGCTATATCTGAAAGAACATCTAGACTCACTTAG